The Pangasianodon hypophthalmus isolate fPanHyp1 chromosome 25, fPanHyp1.pri, whole genome shotgun sequence nucleotide sequence CAGTTACATGTGTAGTTTTACTTGCACATTTGTAGCTGTGTAAGAATCATAGAAATGATCACAGTCACGGCTTCTTTCTTGATGCATGAAAGTCTTAAAAATGCTTGCTTTATAATGTCATATCACCGTTTGTGATTATTGTGAATGAACAAATATAGAAACCTTGATTTCCTGCGTTGTAAGTGGATTACGTAAACTTTTCCTGAACAAGAAATCGGCCTTAATGGTTTGTGCCAGATGGCACACCAAGGCATTTGAGCATCGCGTTGTGACCGCAAGTTATTTCAGTGACCGTCTGTCCCCCTGTCTGTCACTCGTATGGTGCTTGTCCGATAACATTCCCGTGTCGTAGCAGCTGTTGCTGTTTTGGTGAAATCCTGCTCATCAGCTGATAACACTGGAACGCTGTGTGTGAGCCTCAGGCGCTTAGCCTTGACCCGGCGTTCCGTGTGTGCCTTCGTTCACAGCCCTGACTAATTCAATAGTCATAATATCAGGAGCACGCGAGTCCGAGTTCGCTACCGAGAAACAAGAATCCGTCATCGTTCACTAATATCAAGTCTAAAACGGAAACAAACTCTTTATTGTGCAGTTGTTACATTTTAAGTGGTTTATAAAAACTGTTGTTCATTCACAATCCTCGGAATTGTACAACAGGATCCTCCTGCCTTGAGGATGAGAAACGTCCTCATCGAATTGAACCGAACGGAGACATTTCTTTTCTCTGAAGCACATAATCCAGCTGGTTACATAAcgcagtgtgttggtgtgtgtgtgggcgtgtagTTGATGCTTATTGATTTCGAGGAGAGCCTTTTTGATGTTACTGCAGAGACGTTGTTAAAGAGGcgaattatgtaaggaataaaacatggcaggacgtgatgttataggaaaataatcagcgagcaggtggtgtgatgaagcggggTTCTTGGTTTGTCTCCTGGAAACTGTATTCGTCATGTAATTAAGTCGTAgcttatttgtattgttttctgTCCCTCGATCTGCAGGTGAAGGTGAACATCCTGGGCGATGTGGTGGATCAGGGCTCCACTAACCTGCGCGTCGACATGGCCGGCTTCAGCCCGCACGCCGCCATCTACTCCATGAGACCGGACGCACGCTGCCTCATCCACTTACACACCCCGGCCGCAGCAGCCGTGAGTATCGTCAGGCTGGTCCTGTGGTGTCGCCGCATGGCATTCTGGGAGTCCTGAATCTCACCCTCCTGTTTGTCTTTGCGCAGGTGTCGTCGATGAAGTGCGGCCTGCTGCCCATCTCTCAGGAGGCGCTGATCCTCGGAGACGTGGCCTACTACAACTACCACGGGAGTCTGGACGACCAGGAGGAGAGGGCGGAGCTTCAGAAAGCACTCGGACCCTCAGCCAAGGTGCTCATATGCACGCTTTAATGTCAAAAACCGGCCCACTTTAGGACTCATTTATTATcttcacagcaaacacacaatattGACGCTTTGAAAAATGCCTAAATGTAAAAGATATATACAAGTATGTTTTTCAATTTACGTTGAAACgtttgattttgtgttttaaacttttaaaatgtaattttcaaaAAGATATCGCAAACACACGCACGCGAGTTCTCTTACAAACTAATCCCGCTGTTCTCCAGGTGCTTGTTCTGAGGAATCATGGTGTGGTGGCTTTAGGAGAAACCATTGAagaggctttccactacatttacAACGCCCAGTTTGCCTGTGAgatccaggtgtgtgtgtgtgtgtgtgtgtgtgtctctcattCCTGGTGTGTGCTCTAAATgcatttgtgtaatattttttcagTGCCGGGACTTTacactcagtcagtcagaaaaacagctgtaaaatgtgtgtgtgtgtgtgtgtgtgtatgcgggtgtgtgtgggtgtgtgttcactgcagAAGAATGCACCAGCGTGTGCTCTGTTAATGAATTATAGAGAGATTTAGGGGAATTTCTGCTCGTCGGGCCAGATCCGGCTCTGGAGTAAACAAACCGTATAACACACGCTAATGCTAAAATCactaaaagagtgtgtgtgtgtgtgtgtgtggggataaAAAACAGCCCTGAGTTCTGAGTTATGATCTTATTTATATAATAGCTCTGTATACAACTTATTGCTGAGGGGTGAGTCTGTAaatgattattgttattatctttgtgtgtgtgtgtgtgtgtgtgtgtgtgtgtgtgtgtgtgtgtgtgtgtgtgtaggtgaacGCGTTCTCGTGCGCAGGAGGAATGGAGAACCTCATCGTGTTGGACCTAGAGAAGTATAAGAGCAGGACGCAGGGCGTGGCCGAGGCCGGAGTGAGCTTGAGCTCTCCGTACAAGTGGAAAGTGGGAGAGCTCGAGTTCGAGTCGCTCATGAGGATGCTCGACaatctggtgagtgtgtgtgtgtgagtgagagagagactccatttttgtccatttgtgtGTACCAGGGCTGTGATCTATATGTCTACTTCATGCTAGGGTTACCGAACAGGCTACACTTACCGCCACCCGGTGGTGCGGGACAAACCGCGGCACAAGAGCGAGGTGGAAATCCCGGCCACGGTGACGGCGTTCTCGTTTGACGAGCCGCCCGACGCCTCCCGCCTCCATCTCCGCCTCCTGCAGCAGCGGCAGCAGAGGGAGAAAACACGCTGGCTCAACTCGCCCAACTGCTACACCAAGATCAACGTGGCGGACGGCGGCGGTGGCGCCGAAGAGAACGGACGCATCAGGACCATGGTGTGTGCCTGTTTTTCTCtggttgtgtatttttttctgtgtgtgtaagcttaacagtttcacattttcacttttcagtGTATGTGGGCGGATGAGTATAAATGTTgcttaaaaagtaaaattattacAGCTTGTCCATGTCTCTGTGtgaacataacacacaaactGGCTTtctgctgccctctagtggcagGTTTcagtattacagtgtgttaaacAACCAGTCAGACTTCACCTGATTGATATAAAACCCCGAAATGTGTTTGTCACACAAGATCTATAAATGATTTCTGCTGTTTGATTTCTGAGTTTTTCACATCCCAGGCATCACGTGCTGTTTTTCTCCTCATATTTACTGCTGGAAATGTTAGTGATcttatgtgattttattttatttttttctaaatatactgtaaatatttaattaactttCACGCCGCATATTAAATCCTCTGAACAGCTTTTAGATTCTCTCGGTTTGTAATATTTGCCCCACATTTCTTCTTCCTGACATATTTATCATACTCCTCGTCTGacttttgcccattcttcccgGTAGAATTGTTATAAATCTGGATGATGTCATACCTCTGTCTGATGATGTAATATTTTGGATTGCAGGAGACACtcactattaatattttaacaatttaaaattaaaatatgagtaCGATTTTctgtcttcaaaaaaaaaaaaaggatgcaaACTTCTGCATTGAATTAAATGTTGCTTAAGGTATTTGAAAacgtttttttattattcttgttatttataagtagttttttttttcattgatgtCCTGATAAATActgttgtatgtttttgttgtataattcagtgtggtgttttgtttttgttttttttttaaataataattctctctctctctctctctcagtggatGAGGTCTGAAGagggcagcagcagcagtgggaCTCCGATCCGCATCGAGGACCCGAACCAGTTCGTCCCTCTGAACACCAACCCCAGCGAGGTTCTCCAGAAGAGGAATAAAGTGCGTCTCTCTCACAACTCACAGCTTTGTTCAGCTTTtctttgagttgttttttttttttaattattattaaatttgcaTCACATCTGGATTACGACCCTTTTTCCCTTCGGCCCGTTTCAGATCCGAGAGCAGAATCGCTACGACATGACGTCCGCTGGCCCGCAGTCTCAGCTCCTGGCTGGCATCGTTGTGGAGAGACCGCCGGTGAGTCCTTCCCTTCTTTCGCTGCGTCCACGTTCTGTTTTGGCTCCGCCCTCTTCCACGTTTTCCCATGTTGTGGTCTCAAGGAGCTCATTAGTAAGCAAATATTCTGTACAGATTGTAAAAAAGCGACTTCTGAGACATAAGGGGAAGAGGAGAAGGGTGCCTCAAGTAATGAAGGGTTTTAGGACGGGAGCCTGTAGTTCTTTTGTTTACCACTGGGTGTCACCAAACTCTAacttttaaatgagtaacaTAACAGCTttaaccaaattaaaaaaaaaaaaaaaaaaaaaaaacaccttttattgttgtcatggtaaccatTCCAGTTCACCTCTGGAAGTTTGCCCATGGAGCattaattgtgtttatttagaatAATGTGAGTAACATGCATTGCCAATAAAGAACTGTTTAGTTGCTTTATTGAGTTGAATCATGAGCCTGCAGTTCCCCTGATGACCACTGGGCGTCTCCAAAGTCTAACATTCAGAGATGTTACCGTGCTGTTTGTAAATGTAACCTTGTGTAACATGATTGATGTCTGCATTTTGCTTTTAAGGAGCAGCTCTCTGCAAAGGTAAAGTAGCTTATCAGTTTGTCAGATATTACTGGATGCCTTCATTTCAACAAATTGGTTTTTTTATCGTACATATCATCTGTGTTGCCTCAGTTGTCGTGACTCAGCCaggacatgtttggtgtctgacaTTTTACACACTGCACTCTGTGTACATTTGAGTTATTGTTCCTTTGAGTTTCAGTGATTCCAGGGTGTGAAAATGAAACGTGTGCACGCATTACTgagtgtgttgttctttaatctgCACCATCATCAATCTTTATCATCTTTGTTTGTTGTCACTCGTGCAGCAGGTTTTTTGGATCTGAGCATGATGGACTGCTCATCATGTTTCTTCTGGGTgttgtcactgtgtgtgtgagagagataaagagatgaAGCGCTGTGTTTACACATAGGTGTTGTCTGACTCTGTGCttttgtctcacacacacagccatacacAGGTGGGGACGAGGACGAGACCGAGCCGCTGCCACCCAACCCCTTCAGCGAGCTCAGCGAGAACGATCTGGACGATTACAAACGACAAGTGGAGCGCCAACAGCTGGGGCTCgacggtaacacacacacacacacacacatacacacacatctatttaCAGACTCAGCTGTACACATAATCAGCAAGATTTCCATCCAAAcatgatgggaaaaaaatgtttcttgtaTCAGCGTTACTCTCGTCTGAGGTGAATTATTTGATAGAATCGTTTGCGTGAAATTATGGCTTTAGCCGTGAACAAGGTTAGTCgttatattaaagaaaaacacatcacattACCAGTGATGGCTAAATACATATAAAGCAGATTACGTTATATAAAGGAGACACGTCGCCAAAAACGACGGCTAGTTAACACGGTAATGTGAAAAAACTCTTTGTGA carries:
- the add3a gene encoding adducin 3 (gamma) a isoform X1, with the translated sequence MSGEMSAEVMSPTSVGQKERYFDRVNENDPEYQRARNMPADLRQDFNMMEQKKRVTHILQSPAFKDELEGLIQEQMNKGNNPAGLLALRQIADFFMASSIGGYPTSPLSLGMVSPINDLFSTESGSMVKGEKQARCKLASLYRLVDLFSWAHLSNAYITVRVSKEQDHILIIPRGLSFAEATASNLVKVNILGDVVDQGSTNLRVDMAGFSPHAAIYSMRPDARCLIHLHTPAAAAVSSMKCGLLPISQEALILGDVAYYNYHGSLDDQEERAELQKALGPSAKVLVLRNHGVVALGETIEEAFHYIYNAQFACEIQVNAFSCAGGMENLIVLDLEKYKSRTQGVAEAGVSLSSPYKWKVGELEFESLMRMLDNLGYRTGYTYRHPVVRDKPRHKSEVEIPATVTAFSFDEPPDASRLHLRLLQQRQQREKTRWLNSPNCYTKINVADGGGGAEENGRIRTMWMRSEEGSSSSGTPIRIEDPNQFVPLNTNPSEVLQKRNKIREQNRYDMTSAGPQSQLLAGIVVERPPPYTGGDEDETEPLPPNPFSELSENDLDDYKRQVERQQLGLDEEEQDQLTSDDASTLSPSASQTQSPQHTPAKEENHTNALLNGKGTHDDEEEELMKRVESVEITSEKIEEVLSPESSPSKSPGKKKKKFRTPSFLKKNKKKEKMEA
- the add3a gene encoding adducin 3 (gamma) a isoform X2, giving the protein MSGEMSAEVMSPTSVGQKERYFDRVNENDPEYQRARNMPADLRQDFNMMEQKKRVTHILQSPAFKDELEGLIQEQMNKGNNPAGLLALRQIADFFMASSIGGYPTSPLSLGMVSPINDLFSTESGSMVKGEKQARCKLASLYRLVDLFSWAHLSNAYITVRVSKEQDHILIIPRGLSFAEATASNLVKVNILGDVVDQGSTNLRVDMAGFSPHAAIYSMRPDARCLIHLHTPAAAAVSSMKCGLLPISQEALILGDVAYYNYHGSLDDQEERAELQKALGPSAKVLVLRNHGVVALGETIEEAFHYIYNAQFACEIQVNAFSCAGGMENLIVLDLEKYKSRTQGVAEAGVSLSSPYKWKVGELEFESLMRMLDNLGYRTGYTYRHPVVRDKPRHKSEVEIPATVTAFSFDEPPDASRLHLRLLQQRQQREKTRWLNSPNCYTKINVADGGGGAEENGRIRTMWMRSEEGSSSSGTPIRIEDPNQFVPLNTNPSEVLQKRNKIREQNRYDMTSAGPQSQLLAGIVVERPPPYTGGDEDETEPLPPNPFSELSENDLDDYKRQVERQQLGLDENHTNALLNGKGTHDDEEEELMKRVESVEITSEKIEEVLSPESSPSKSPGKKKKKFRTPSFLKKNKKKEKMEA